A genome region from Bosea sp. BIWAKO-01 includes the following:
- a CDS encoding helix-turn-helix transcriptional regulator has protein sequence MISNPARSSNGVLGDQDESEGSSIYRSAVFLSMLDRIGCGYLVIEGNRKIIEANTTARAILGREESLHDLDKLTSAFKQLIARSPNRQRLGALSWIAIWGKQDAPFILNQFADDIPVGMSVVMLLDLADHPEPNPVRLQSMFGLTMAETRLALRMAHGDVPRDVARNCQLSPTTIRSQLAALFAKTNTNRQAELVTLLARVAVLP, from the coding sequence ATGATCTCAAATCCGGCTCGATCATCCAACGGCGTGCTAGGAGACCAAGACGAAAGCGAGGGTTCCAGCATCTATCGCAGCGCTGTTTTCCTCAGCATGCTCGACCGCATAGGTTGTGGCTATCTTGTCATTGAGGGCAACCGAAAGATCATCGAGGCCAACACCACGGCACGCGCGATCCTTGGCCGTGAAGAGTCACTGCACGATCTCGACAAACTCACGAGCGCCTTCAAGCAACTGATCGCTCGCTCCCCAAACCGCCAACGACTAGGTGCACTGAGCTGGATCGCCATCTGGGGCAAACAGGACGCGCCCTTTATCCTCAATCAGTTCGCTGACGACATCCCCGTAGGAATGAGCGTAGTCATGCTGCTCGATCTTGCCGATCACCCTGAACCCAATCCCGTTAGGCTTCAAAGCATGTTCGGCCTGACAATGGCCGAAACGCGTCTGGCTCTTCGAATGGCACATGGCGATGTGCCGAGAGATGTGGCCCGGAACTGCCAACTCAGCCCTACTACCATTCGTTCGCAACTGGCCGCGCTTTTCGCCAAGACCAACACCAATCGACAGGCCGAGTTGGTCACGTTGCTCGCTCGGGTCGCCGTCTTGCCGTGA
- a CDS encoding low affinity iron permease family protein, translating to MANYQDSMADLGSDASLFTRLSQTTARWAGKPQTFFVALAIIVVWALSGPFFGFNDTWQLVINTSTTIVTFLMVFIIQNSQNRDTCAMQIKLDELIVRLEGAREELLDLEELDEEKLEGLRTEFERRAKRARERNAPVPEASS from the coding sequence ATGGCAAACTACCAGGATTCAATGGCCGACCTCGGAAGCGATGCTTCCCTGTTTACCCGGCTATCCCAGACCACGGCCCGGTGGGCGGGAAAGCCTCAGACCTTTTTTGTGGCGCTGGCGATCATCGTTGTTTGGGCATTGTCTGGGCCGTTCTTTGGCTTCAACGACACCTGGCAATTGGTGATCAACACATCCACCACGATTGTTACCTTCCTGATGGTCTTCATCATCCAGAACAGCCAAAACCGAGATACCTGCGCCATGCAGATCAAGCTGGATGAACTGATTGTTCGTCTTGAGGGGGCCCGTGAGGAGTTACTTGATCTTGAGGAGCTCGACGAAGAGAAACTCGAGGGGCTTCGGACCGAATTCGAGCGACGCGCGAAGCGTGCCCGAGAACGCAACGCCCCCGTACCGGAAGCCAGTTCCTAG
- a CDS encoding general stress protein, whose translation MTHTITRSYEDYETAAAVIENLGEAGISDSDISVVGRDERTNDNNAAEGAGIGAGVGGAAGLLAGLGMLAIPGVGPVVAAGWLAATAAGAVAGAAAGGLVGLLTSAGLSKEDANYHAETVRRGGTVVSVKAPDEHAATVERIMDGFSPIDRDTRLASYRTEGWTGFDENAAPYAGSTTSPGRPQFPVD comes from the coding sequence ATGACCCATACCATAACCCGCTCCTACGAAGACTACGAGACCGCCGCCGCCGTGATCGAAAACCTCGGAGAGGCCGGGATTTCGGATTCGGATATCAGCGTCGTTGGCCGGGACGAGCGCACCAATGACAACAATGCTGCCGAAGGGGCAGGCATCGGTGCCGGGGTTGGCGGTGCGGCAGGGCTGCTGGCCGGCCTCGGCATGCTCGCCATTCCCGGGGTCGGTCCCGTCGTGGCGGCGGGATGGCTCGCAGCCACAGCCGCTGGCGCGGTCGCCGGGGCGGCAGCCGGCGGACTGGTCGGCTTGCTCACCAGCGCCGGTCTCAGCAAGGAGGATGCGAACTACCACGCGGAGACGGTCCGTCGCGGCGGCACCGTGGTCTCCGTAAAAGCACCCGACGAGCATGCTGCGACGGTCGAGAGGATCATGGACGGTTTCTCCCCGATCGATCGCGACACCCGCCTCGCCAGCTATCGCACTGAGGGCTGGACAGGGTTCGACGAGAATGCCGCTCCCTATGCCGGGAGCACGACCTCGCCTGGGCGACCGCAGTTTCCGGTCGACTAG
- a CDS encoding PepSY domain-containing protein: protein MKSLLTVALVAALPAFAVIAQTSTTAPTPTSPVDANAPLPGANSFTEGQAKSRLEASGYSDVTGLKKDDKGVWKGSAMNAGAKVNVSVDYRGNIVRN from the coding sequence ATGAAATCTCTGCTCACTGTCGCGCTCGTCGCGGCATTGCCGGCGTTCGCCGTGATCGCCCAGACGTCGACCACTGCTCCGACGCCGACCTCTCCCGTCGATGCCAACGCCCCCTTGCCGGGCGCGAACAGTTTTACTGAGGGCCAGGCAAAGAGCCGTCTCGAAGCCAGCGGCTACTCAGATGTGACCGGCTTGAAGAAGGACGACAAGGGAGTTTGGAAGGGGTCGGCGATGAATGCCGGCGCCAAGGTCAACGTCTCCGTCGATTACCGCGGCAATATCGTTCGCAACTGA
- a CDS encoding DUF1236 domain-containing protein, with product MIKNLVLVAALAVVPATAFAQSNSGAAGGAASGAATGAVGGAIVGGPVGAAVGAVGGAAAGAIVGGIAADQRTEFRTYVTEQKVPSVAYREKVVVGATLPDTVTYREVPARYGKTEYRYTVINGQTVLVEPKTRKIVQIIE from the coding sequence ATGATCAAGAATCTTGTTCTGGTCGCCGCGCTCGCCGTTGTTCCTGCGACTGCTTTTGCACAGTCGAACTCGGGCGCAGCGGGTGGAGCCGCGAGTGGCGCGGCCACAGGCGCTGTCGGCGGCGCGATCGTTGGCGGACCTGTGGGAGCAGCCGTGGGTGCCGTCGGCGGCGCTGCGGCGGGCGCGATTGTGGGCGGCATTGCGGCCGACCAGCGCACCGAGTTCCGCACCTATGTGACGGAGCAGAAGGTGCCGTCGGTGGCATACCGCGAAAAGGTTGTCGTCGGCGCCACGTTACCCGACACGGTGACCTATCGAGAGGTTCCGGCTCGCTACGGCAAGACCGAATATCGCTACACCGTGATTAACGGCCAGACCGTCCTGGTCGAGCCGAAGACCCGCAAGATCGTGCAGATCATCGAGTGA
- a CDS encoding AAA domain-containing protein has protein sequence MNINFCVYSIRKFQKALVDEIAKGALLELPPPESAQAVYLAGTGIAVRGALAPGNTLPLGSDAMLAGAGSSIENLYLMASMDVASIQQCGFSSLYAGLGLVEWADQPEQESCYAPLVLIPVRVVGLGTGTLTIQQAGAPILNDVLIRRLGLTRSALPDDPLRYRPKKSHAKVRGFSDKAVLGLFNRVSQALLERLEFLLDRTIERHPSIARLLGVEPARPDGPHQAPAEPRCPLPADTDQFEAAQAVATGNSLLIYGPPGTGKTQTITNIIAHLLAEKKRVLLLSDSVNALDPVLSRLDSLASPNLLDLRAANNSPAAGHGAVDGFCDGLAQLPRSEQPALVIATPAGCLMGIPPLWSFDAVIFDEASRTRFAYALPALALAPQVVIVGDHQQCGPIRTIKLAVDGTVVDTGDISLLDAARSAKLPSVKLTRHYRSRHPSLIEFSNERFYACTLKAVPSPHNHGAYGCVLRKVDGGLFKDGANIIEASALVEGVLGQIESSQRSVGIIAMTHKQCAIIAKMLKEKAPEFERLVTIMHASASQGVEREIVYVSLTHGPDETGQQRRNFGILSAMEGDKILNVCLTRARYRTEVFSSIDTTNLDPDARSPAGALADFLISYRERSNIQTMTPTATHSNSTFLIDGAYTTTQFQNVLIFKKNSRYTLKQFAVQLTGMQAVRDDTSQRVQLENNGWEPISIAHELINSNNIFSEPLIKNMLRELRLGL, from the coding sequence GTGAATATTAATTTTTGCGTTTACTCGATTAGAAAATTCCAGAAAGCGCTGGTCGACGAGATCGCCAAAGGCGCGTTGCTTGAGCTTCCGCCGCCCGAGAGCGCTCAGGCCGTCTATCTCGCAGGAACAGGCATTGCCGTTCGCGGCGCGTTGGCGCCCGGCAACACGCTGCCGCTCGGCAGCGACGCCATGTTGGCGGGAGCAGGCAGCTCGATTGAGAACCTGTATCTGATGGCCTCGATGGATGTCGCCTCAATCCAACAGTGTGGCTTCTCGTCGCTCTACGCTGGCCTAGGCCTCGTCGAATGGGCCGATCAGCCTGAGCAGGAGAGCTGCTACGCGCCACTCGTTCTCATTCCCGTGCGGGTCGTCGGACTGGGTACCGGAACACTCACAATTCAACAGGCCGGCGCCCCTATTCTCAACGATGTCCTGATCCGACGCCTCGGACTCACGCGATCAGCTCTTCCTGACGACCCGCTTCGCTACAGGCCGAAGAAGTCGCATGCGAAGGTGAGAGGGTTTTCCGACAAGGCCGTGCTCGGCCTTTTCAACCGCGTCAGCCAGGCGTTGCTGGAGAGGCTCGAGTTTCTCCTCGATCGTACGATCGAACGGCATCCGTCGATTGCGAGACTGCTGGGCGTTGAACCAGCAAGGCCCGACGGGCCGCATCAAGCTCCGGCCGAGCCCAGATGCCCTCTACCCGCCGATACCGATCAGTTCGAAGCGGCCCAAGCGGTTGCCACGGGAAACAGCTTGCTGATTTACGGACCGCCGGGAACCGGTAAGACCCAGACCATCACCAATATCATCGCGCACCTTCTCGCGGAGAAGAAGAGGGTGCTCTTGCTCTCGGACTCGGTCAATGCGCTCGATCCGGTGCTATCACGGCTGGACAGCCTGGCCTCGCCGAACCTCCTTGATCTTCGCGCCGCCAACAACAGCCCCGCCGCCGGACACGGCGCGGTGGACGGTTTCTGCGACGGCCTGGCGCAGCTGCCGCGCTCAGAACAGCCTGCGCTTGTTATCGCAACTCCGGCTGGCTGTCTGATGGGCATCCCGCCGCTCTGGTCCTTTGATGCGGTCATTTTCGACGAGGCGTCCAGAACCCGGTTCGCCTACGCCCTGCCCGCTCTCGCGTTGGCGCCGCAGGTTGTGATCGTCGGCGACCATCAGCAATGTGGTCCGATCCGAACGATCAAACTGGCCGTAGACGGAACAGTCGTCGACACTGGCGACATCAGCCTTCTCGACGCTGCGCGATCGGCGAAGCTGCCGTCGGTAAAGCTCACGCGACACTATAGGTCGCGTCATCCCAGCCTGATTGAGTTCTCCAACGAGCGATTTTATGCCTGCACGTTGAAAGCCGTTCCGTCGCCGCACAACCACGGTGCCTATGGCTGTGTATTGCGCAAAGTCGACGGCGGACTGTTCAAGGACGGAGCCAATATCATCGAAGCGTCGGCACTCGTCGAGGGCGTGTTGGGCCAGATCGAGAGCTCCCAGCGGTCAGTCGGCATTATCGCCATGACGCATAAGCAGTGCGCGATCATAGCAAAAATGCTGAAAGAAAAGGCGCCTGAATTTGAGAGGTTGGTGACGATCATGCACGCCAGCGCCTCTCAGGGTGTCGAACGGGAGATCGTGTATGTCTCGCTGACGCATGGACCGGACGAAACGGGGCAGCAAAGACGAAACTTCGGGATCTTGAGCGCCATGGAAGGCGACAAAATCCTCAACGTGTGCCTGACGCGGGCGCGATATCGGACTGAGGTGTTTTCGAGCATCGACACGACCAACCTTGATCCCGACGCGCGTAGCCCTGCCGGCGCTCTTGCGGACTTTCTCATCAGCTATCGGGAACGGTCCAATATTCAAACCATGACGCCGACGGCCACCCACTCGAACTCAACTTTCCTTATTGATGGAGCTTACACTACAACACAGTTCCAAAATGTCCTAATATTCAAGAAAAATAGTCGATATACGCTCAAGCAATTCGCAGTTCAGCTGACAGGAATGCAGGCAGTACGCGATGATACGTCGCAAAGGGTGCAATTGGAGAATAACGGCTGGGAGCCCATATCGATCGCCCATGAACTCATAAACAGCAATAATATTTTCTCTGAACCTTTAATCAAGAATATGCTTAGAGAACTAAGGCTCGGTTTATAA
- a CDS encoding ferritin-like domain-containing protein produces the protein MTPKPLDEMFHDMLKDVYYAEKQILKTLPKMAKAAKSPELKKAFETHRAETEGHVERLGDVFESIGKAPRGKTCDAILGIIEEGKAVMEDYADSPALDAGLVASAQAVEHYEMARYGTLKAWAQQLGHKDAVSLLDATLAEETKTDKLLTQLGGPANTAAVTVAKAA, from the coding sequence ATGACACCCAAGCCGCTCGACGAGATGTTTCACGACATGCTCAAGGACGTCTATTACGCAGAAAAGCAAATCCTGAAGACCCTGCCCAAGATGGCGAAGGCGGCGAAATCGCCTGAACTCAAGAAGGCTTTCGAGACCCACAGGGCCGAGACGGAAGGTCATGTCGAGCGCCTGGGTGACGTCTTCGAATCGATTGGCAAGGCGCCTCGGGGCAAGACCTGCGATGCCATCCTCGGCATCATCGAGGAAGGCAAAGCGGTGATGGAGGACTACGCGGACAGCCCAGCCCTGGACGCCGGCCTGGTCGCCTCGGCGCAGGCCGTCGAGCACTATGAGATGGCGCGCTATGGAACTTTGAAGGCCTGGGCTCAGCAGCTCGGGCATAAGGATGCGGTGAGCCTACTCGACGCGACGCTTGCCGAGGAGACCAAGACGGACAAGCTGCTGACCCAGCTTGGCGGCCCGGCCAACACGGCCGCTGTCACGGTCGCCAAGGCGGCGTAA
- a CDS encoding sensor histidine kinase, with amino-acid sequence MPTSNPLSWNADILRRAIGAAGVALWSWNVETDRFAMDERGYALWAVPDDGNPVKFEDLSARIHPADRDRVRGAFTATRAIVGAYEIDFRIIIGEEIRWISARGIGDDSHLHNGIAYGIFLDVTGRKQAEEGHELLAGEMSHRVKNLLAIAAGLTQLSSRSTTTAKEMATELTGRLAALGRAHDLVRPLPGHQGHAALLGDLLSILLSPYEDVGAFSGRIRVAVPRMGVGEGAATTLALIIHELATNSLKYGALSADTGTLDVSGCSDEEEIKLVWTERGGPAVEPPNGAGGYGSRLVVRSISGQLGGSIDYNWSAEGVIVTLRIKAEKLAD; translated from the coding sequence ATGCCCACCAGCAACCCTCTGTCGTGGAACGCTGACATCCTCCGGCGCGCTATCGGCGCAGCCGGGGTCGCCCTGTGGTCGTGGAACGTTGAGACCGACCGGTTCGCCATGGACGAACGGGGATACGCCTTATGGGCCGTGCCGGACGACGGCAACCCAGTGAAGTTCGAGGACCTCTCAGCCCGTATCCACCCGGCCGACCGGGATCGGGTGCGGGGCGCCTTCACGGCGACGCGGGCGATCGTGGGCGCTTACGAAATAGACTTCCGCATCATCATCGGCGAGGAGATCCGATGGATCTCCGCTCGGGGCATTGGCGACGACTCGCATCTACATAACGGCATTGCCTACGGCATCTTTCTTGATGTGACGGGGCGCAAGCAGGCCGAGGAGGGCCATGAGCTTCTCGCCGGAGAGATGAGTCATCGCGTCAAGAATCTGCTGGCAATTGCTGCGGGGCTGACCCAGCTCTCGTCGCGGTCCACCACGACAGCTAAAGAGATGGCCACCGAACTGACGGGGCGCCTGGCGGCTCTTGGACGAGCCCACGATTTGGTGAGACCGCTTCCCGGCCATCAGGGGCACGCGGCTCTGCTCGGCGACCTGTTGTCGATTCTTCTGTCTCCTTACGAGGACGTGGGCGCCTTCAGTGGGCGCATCCGCGTTGCGGTGCCGCGGATGGGCGTTGGTGAAGGTGCGGCGACCACGCTGGCCCTGATCATCCATGAACTTGCGACCAACTCGTTGAAATATGGCGCGCTGTCGGCCGACACCGGCACCCTGGATGTTTCAGGTTGTTCGGACGAGGAAGAGATCAAGCTCGTGTGGACAGAGCGGGGAGGTCCAGCCGTCGAGCCCCCGAACGGTGCCGGTGGGTATGGTAGCCGCCTCGTGGTCCGCAGCATCTCGGGGCAACTGGGGGGCTCGATCGACTACAACTGGTCCGCTGAGGGTGTTATTGTCACGCTACGGATCAAGGCGGAAAAGCTAGCTGACTAG
- a CDS encoding response regulator gives MAHLVVLIVEDDVFIRMDAASMLEDAGFEALEASNADDALTLLEARSDIRIVFTDIEMPGSMNGLKLAFLVRGRWPSITIIIASGRIQPEPKEMPADVTFLRKPYSHAAVLEAIELAA, from the coding sequence ATGGCCCACCTGGTTGTCCTAATCGTCGAAGATGACGTGTTTATCAGAATGGATGCCGCTTCGATGCTTGAGGACGCCGGCTTCGAGGCCCTCGAGGCGAGTAATGCCGACGACGCTCTCACGTTGCTGGAAGCCCGCTCCGACATTCGCATCGTGTTCACCGACATCGAGATGCCGGGCTCGATGAATGGGCTAAAGCTAGCCTTCTTGGTGCGGGGCCGCTGGCCCTCGATTACAATCATCATCGCGAGCGGGCGCATCCAACCAGAGCCCAAAGAAATGCCCGCCGACGTAACATTTCTACGCAAGCCATACAGCCATGCCGCCGTATTGGAGGCGATCGAGTTGGCAGCATAG
- a CDS encoding response regulator has product MSTRRPKKSVLVLEDEPIVALDIEGILSEAGYDVPATFATNAKAIDWLTTNTPDMVVLDIGLSDGSSVEVAHRLLAGAIPFIVFSGTRASETSVDPVFHAGKWLEKPAPPNRIVEFVQSMLPTDVGAE; this is encoded by the coding sequence ATGAGCACCCGCCGGCCAAAGAAATCCGTCCTCGTCCTCGAGGACGAGCCGATAGTCGCCCTCGACATAGAGGGCATCCTGTCGGAGGCAGGCTACGATGTGCCGGCGACATTCGCGACCAACGCAAAAGCGATAGACTGGTTGACGACCAACACTCCCGACATGGTGGTGCTCGACATCGGTCTGTCGGACGGGTCGAGCGTCGAAGTCGCGCATCGGCTTCTCGCGGGAGCCATCCCGTTCATCGTGTTCTCCGGAACCCGTGCGAGCGAGACCTCGGTCGATCCCGTCTTCCATGCCGGTAAATGGCTGGAGAAGCCAGCACCACCCAACCGCATCGTCGAATTTGTCCAGTCCATGCTCCCTACGGACGTCGGGGCGGAGTAG
- a CDS encoding NapC/NirT family cytochrome c: MREASCSNRIISSPCSSLDTLDVKADCDNRVGGQRCRLRSLGEIFGTISTRRKFVDHRLELAKHEWARLKANGSLECRNRQSNVVQGFTKQTRRAAEIHSRFLIRRMEGSPRTPGQGQRLLAWARTGTARLSRQHRRQACLPSERANQRRPTPPTARADGHAPLQYLCNTARNSCRSKSMPFDKNYRLSNSSLGARLGVATLRFEVAT, from the coding sequence ATGCGGGAAGCGAGCTGTTCGAACAGAATCATATCGTCTCCATGCTCTTCGCTAGACACATTGGACGTGAAGGCTGATTGCGACAACCGCGTAGGGGGGCAGCGATGCAGGCTTCGAAGTCTGGGCGAGATCTTCGGCACGATCTCGACACGCCGGAAATTCGTCGATCACCGGCTGGAACTCGCCAAGCATGAATGGGCGCGGCTGAAGGCGAACGGCTCGCTGGAATGCCGCAACCGCCAATCCAACGTGGTGCAGGGCTTTACCAAGCAGACGCGACGGGCAGCCGAGATCCACAGCCGGTTCCTGATCCGAAGGATGGAAGGAAGCCCCCGAACTCCAGGGCAAGGGCAGCGCCTCCTGGCATGGGCCCGAACGGGAACTGCGCGCCTATCTCGCCAGCATCGAAGGCAAGCGTGCCTGCCAAGCGAGCGCGCCAATCAACGGCGTCCCACGCCTCCGACGGCCAGGGCGGATGGGCATGCCCCCCTGCAGTATCTCTGCAACACGGCGCGGAATTCTTGTCGGAGCAAGTCGATGCCGTTTGACAAAAATTATCGACTCTCGAACTCTTCTCTTGGTGCGCGACTCGGAGTTGCCACTTTGCGATTCGAAGTCGCCACATAG
- a CDS encoding Crp/Fnr family transcriptional regulator: MPDDRLRVRNRLLAVLSDEDFAEIFDLLDLVELPRRIALSEANEKDGHSYFLESGVASIIAVSPGGLRAEVGLFGRDGMTPSGLMIDAGLSPFQVIMQITGNGYRIKSKMLARILAERPAFLNLLTRYAHTLAVQTAYTALSNAVHSVDERLARWILMCHDRSDGQGVSLTHDFLAVLLAVRRPSVTTALHGLEGRKFILAERGLITIVDRPGLAEFAADAYGTPEGVYDRLINAVA, encoded by the coding sequence ATGCCCGATGATCGGCTACGCGTTAGAAATAGACTTCTCGCCGTTTTGAGCGATGAGGACTTCGCTGAGATTTTTGATCTACTCGATCTTGTTGAATTGCCTCGCCGCATTGCCTTGTCCGAGGCAAATGAGAAGGATGGGCACAGTTACTTCCTCGAGTCCGGCGTCGCCTCCATCATCGCCGTATCTCCCGGAGGGCTCCGCGCGGAGGTTGGACTGTTCGGCAGGGACGGAATGACGCCTTCGGGACTGATGATTGATGCCGGTTTGAGCCCATTCCAGGTCATCATGCAGATCACCGGGAATGGGTATCGGATCAAGAGCAAGATGCTCGCGCGAATACTGGCGGAACGCCCCGCGTTTCTCAATCTGCTGACCCGCTATGCTCATACACTGGCCGTCCAGACGGCCTACACGGCCCTGTCAAACGCGGTGCATTCCGTCGATGAGCGCCTCGCGCGCTGGATTCTCATGTGCCACGACCGGTCCGATGGCCAGGGAGTGTCGCTGACGCATGATTTCCTCGCCGTACTGCTCGCAGTGCGGAGGCCGAGTGTCACGACCGCACTCCACGGCCTGGAAGGGCGCAAGTTCATTCTGGCCGAACGCGGCTTGATCACCATTGTCGATAGACCCGGCTTGGCTGAATTCGCCGCGGACGCATACGGCACGCCGGAAGGCGTTTACGATCGGCTCATCAACGCAGTCGCCTAA